The proteins below come from a single Chryseobacterium bernardetii genomic window:
- a CDS encoding cysteine hydrolase family protein, which yields MKKALILIDIQNDYFPNGNMELVNSIQAGQNARTILNKFRKNNDLVVHIQHIAAQPEATFFIPDTYGVEIHDLVKPEANEKVIIKHYPNSFQETGLLEYLKANHIEQLVIAGMMTHMCVDATSRAAKDFGFPIEIIGDACATRDLEIDNKVAKAEDVQTAFLSALKFYYADIIKTANYLN from the coding sequence ATGAAAAAAGCATTAATATTAATTGACATTCAGAATGATTATTTTCCAAACGGGAATATGGAGTTGGTAAACAGTATCCAAGCCGGGCAAAATGCAAGAACTATCCTTAATAAATTCAGAAAGAACAATGATCTTGTAGTACACATCCAGCATATTGCAGCACAACCGGAAGCTACTTTCTTTATTCCGGATACTTATGGTGTAGAAATCCATGATCTGGTAAAACCTGAAGCTAATGAAAAAGTGATCATTAAGCATTACCCTAACAGCTTTCAGGAAACGGGCTTACTGGAATATTTAAAAGCCAACCATATTGAACAGCTGGTTATTGCCGGAATGATGACTCACATGTGCGTAGATGCAACGTCCAGAGCAGCAAAAGATTTTGGATTCCCAATTGAAATTATTGGTGATGCCTGTGCTACCAGAGACTTGGAGATCGATAACAAAGTAGCCAAGGCAGAAGACGTTCAGACCGCTTTTCTTTCTGCCTTGAAGTTCTATTATGCCGATATAATTAAAACAGCAAATTATCTAAATTAG
- a CDS encoding TonB-dependent receptor, with amino-acid sequence MKKHYAFIGLLASGLLFSQTLKDSVASKGIEDVVIVASRKPTKISEIPGTVWVVQKEKIQEQAKSGVPIKEMLSILIPSMDIGPQGRTNYGQNMRGRSALVMIDGVSLNSIRAISRQLDAIDPFNIERIEVLSGASSIYGGNATGGIINIITKTPFKKGIGGETELGVRTGFMGKDDHDFRAAQSISGKGDKFFGRLGVAYQQNGGVYGADQKQLFTDITQTDLQYNQSIDILATGGYQFNSKHKITASLQYYNSRFNGDRSLYLGENLSAFTKKDGSLLEMRDGFSSDKNVGTERYMATVAYNGNGILGGQDLYIQLATRGEKLGFYPFPGNVALKTSKIAYMSSSQQDTYYSGIKALLSKSWKGFNVTYGADIDFEKFEGTQSIYDITKTMSSGGLINETQYRLGRYPTNHSQSYAGYVQAKYNIIPKLQLNAGVRYQHINVKMDDFVGSEQQTQIAMGYGTSASAIPGGESSYNVTLANAGLLYKINEQHQVWGTFSQGASLADPAKFYGIGKYALNGNGNWDVISSINVKDQPLQAIKTNQFEVGYRINKDGLRAQMAGFLSNSDKTVTVDKKTFQILVNDLKLRNMGIEAEVSYSMNNGVYFGASGLLIRSEVDNKGEWQKQEIYNASPSKLVTYIGYNVKNWSFRFQSLQNFKQEDELKNVVEGYNTSDLMMGYRFRFGKLNLGIQNLFNTDYQTIWSKRSQVLYSSYGIPDLFNYKGRGRTFNLSYTFEF; translated from the coding sequence ATGAAAAAGCATTATGCATTCATAGGTCTTTTAGCATCGGGATTACTATTTTCCCAGACCCTTAAAGACTCTGTAGCCTCTAAAGGCATAGAAGATGTTGTGATTGTAGCATCCAGAAAACCTACCAAAATTTCCGAAATTCCAGGTACTGTTTGGGTTGTTCAGAAAGAAAAGATTCAGGAACAGGCCAAAAGTGGTGTTCCAATTAAGGAAATGTTATCCATTTTAATCCCAAGTATGGATATCGGTCCGCAGGGAAGAACCAATTACGGGCAGAACATGAGAGGGCGTTCCGCTTTGGTGATGATTGATGGAGTTTCTTTGAACAGTATCCGTGCAATCAGCCGTCAGCTGGATGCTATTGACCCATTTAATATTGAAAGGATAGAGGTGCTTTCCGGAGCAAGTTCTATCTATGGAGGAAATGCGACAGGGGGTATTATCAATATTATTACAAAAACACCATTTAAAAAAGGAATAGGCGGAGAAACAGAATTAGGAGTGCGTACAGGATTTATGGGTAAAGATGATCATGATTTCCGTGCAGCCCAATCCATTTCAGGAAAAGGAGATAAGTTCTTCGGAAGATTAGGGGTAGCTTACCAGCAGAATGGAGGAGTGTATGGAGCAGATCAGAAACAGCTGTTTACCGATATTACCCAGACCGATCTTCAGTACAACCAATCTATTGACATCCTGGCAACAGGAGGGTATCAATTCAACAGCAAGCATAAAATAACGGCTTCCCTTCAATATTATAATTCCAGATTCAATGGTGACAGAAGCCTGTATTTGGGTGAAAACCTTAGTGCTTTTACAAAGAAAGATGGAAGTCTTCTGGAAATGAGAGATGGTTTTTCCTCTGATAAAAATGTAGGAACAGAACGTTATATGGCAACTGTGGCTTATAACGGAAACGGAATTCTGGGAGGTCAGGATCTGTATATCCAGCTTGCTACAAGAGGAGAGAAATTAGGGTTTTATCCTTTCCCGGGTAATGTAGCTTTAAAGACTTCAAAGATTGCTTATATGTCTTCTTCGCAGCAGGATACCTATTATTCAGGAATAAAAGCATTATTATCTAAATCATGGAAGGGATTCAATGTTACCTATGGAGCAGACATAGATTTTGAAAAATTTGAAGGAACGCAATCTATATATGATATAACAAAAACAATGTCGAGTGGGGGACTGATTAATGAAACCCAATACAGACTTGGAAGATATCCTACCAATCACTCACAAAGCTATGCAGGGTATGTTCAGGCAAAATACAATATCATTCCAAAATTACAGCTAAATGCAGGAGTACGTTACCAGCACATCAATGTAAAGATGGATGATTTTGTAGGCTCTGAGCAGCAAACGCAAATTGCTATGGGATACGGAACCTCTGCTTCTGCCATTCCCGGAGGAGAAAGCTCTTATAACGTAACATTAGCGAATGCCGGATTGCTATATAAAATTAACGAGCAGCATCAGGTTTGGGGAACATTCTCTCAGGGCGCAAGTCTGGCAGACCCGGCTAAATTCTACGGAATAGGAAAATATGCTCTGAATGGAAACGGAAATTGGGATGTAATTTCAAGTATCAATGTAAAAGACCAGCCTTTACAAGCTATCAAAACCAACCAGTTTGAAGTAGGATACCGTATCAATAAAGACGGATTGCGAGCACAGATGGCCGGATTCTTAAGCAATTCTGACAAAACTGTAACGGTGGACAAAAAAACATTCCAGATCCTTGTCAATGATTTGAAATTAAGAAATATGGGGATTGAAGCTGAGGTTTCTTATTCCATGAATAATGGAGTGTATTTTGGAGCCAGCGGATTACTGATCAGATCCGAAGTAGACAACAAAGGAGAATGGCAGAAACAGGAAATTTATAATGCTTCACCATCAAAACTGGTAACCTATATTGGATATAATGTGAAAAACTGGTCGTTCAGATTTCAGTCATTACAGAATTTCAAGCAGGAGGATGAACTTAAGAATGTAGTGGAGGGCTACAATACCTCGGACCTTATGATGGGTTACCGATTCCGGTTTGGAAAATTGAATCTTGGAATTCAGAATCTGTTCAATACAGATTATCAGACCATCTGGAGCAAACGTTCCCAGGTTTTATATTCAAGCTATGGAATTCCGGACCTGTTTAACTATAAAGGAAGAGGCAGAACATTTAATCTGTCGTATACTTTCGAATTTTAA
- a CDS encoding efflux MFS transporter permease yields the protein MYNKGLYSDWVPKPIQLLLIVLLLAVVMPIGGVYTGNISYLVSGTGAMTEYFMWANYATTIGMGACMPVVLRIKMRFKVRDKMVLLLVLLGLLSYINGTTLQPMIFVFSALLIGFMKMMVTIELFLPLMVMIGNRGMFYGVFYTFVLVMNQVAVYYSAEFALLYNWQQFYIFTAVLCFILALIHWIFMHDKYFALKVPLHYIDWLSILLFISTFMFSAYVYAFGRQQDWLNSPNIINASIAAFVSFALLSIRQLTLKRPYLSFRIFTKSNVQHGLFMLFWLGMFLGTASIQNTFAVGVLGYDPLTNAKLSMMMIPGIIVAGIIAIFWFKKEKPLKMYIFSGFAAMIGYAIIMYFSMVLEFSYDSWYLPMFLKGYGMCSLFISVWFYTLDKLEMDEMLAAIGLVLVWRTFLAVGIFSTLYSWLQYRFQVTAIGDLAVYMDGMTVTPQNVMANMKSIQLNAILIATKKIFGFIILIGFGILLYVITHHFGAKRFQYFRFIRVLGGKSVIARRRLRERKKLLEEIKDAAGPAM from the coding sequence ATGTACAATAAAGGATTATATAGCGACTGGGTGCCAAAACCCATACAGCTTCTGCTGATTGTCTTGCTGCTTGCTGTAGTAATGCCGATTGGCGGGGTGTATACCGGGAACATCAGTTATCTTGTGAGCGGTACCGGAGCTATGACAGAATATTTTATGTGGGCGAATTATGCAACCACAATAGGAATGGGAGCCTGTATGCCTGTTGTTCTCAGAATCAAAATGAGGTTTAAGGTAAGAGATAAAATGGTGCTGCTATTGGTTCTTTTAGGACTGCTTAGCTATATCAATGGCACTACTTTACAACCCATGATCTTTGTATTTTCGGCTTTACTGATCGGGTTTATGAAGATGATGGTTACCATAGAGCTTTTCCTGCCATTGATGGTTATGATAGGAAACAGAGGAATGTTTTATGGCGTGTTCTATACATTTGTTCTGGTAATGAACCAGGTGGCCGTTTATTATTCAGCAGAATTTGCACTTCTTTACAACTGGCAGCAGTTCTACATTTTTACTGCGGTGCTATGTTTTATTTTAGCGTTGATACACTGGATCTTTATGCATGATAAATACTTTGCATTGAAAGTTCCGTTGCATTATATTGACTGGCTGAGCATCCTGCTTTTCATTTCAACATTTATGTTTTCTGCTTATGTATATGCATTCGGAAGACAACAGGACTGGCTGAATTCGCCGAATATTATCAATGCAAGTATTGCTGCATTTGTGAGTTTTGCACTGCTTTCCATTCGTCAGTTAACGCTGAAGAGACCGTATCTTTCATTCAGGATTTTTACCAAAAGTAATGTACAGCATGGTTTATTTATGCTGTTCTGGCTGGGAATGTTCCTGGGAACAGCTTCCATTCAGAATACTTTTGCCGTCGGAGTCCTGGGATATGATCCATTAACGAATGCCAAGTTGAGTATGATGATGATTCCGGGAATCATTGTAGCCGGGATAATTGCTATATTCTGGTTTAAAAAAGAAAAACCATTGAAAATGTATATTTTTTCCGGGTTTGCAGCAATGATAGGTTATGCAATTATTATGTATTTCTCTATGGTGCTTGAGTTCAGCTATGACAGCTGGTATCTTCCCATGTTTTTAAAGGGGTATGGAATGTGTTCATTGTTTATTTCTGTATGGTTCTATACTCTGGATAAGCTTGAAATGGACGAAATGCTTGCGGCCATCGGATTGGTATTGGTTTGGAGGACATTTTTGGCAGTAGGTATATTTTCAACCTTATATTCATGGTTACAGTACCGTTTTCAGGTTACAGCAATAGGTGATCTTGCTGTTTATATGGATGGAATGACCGTTACTCCGCAGAATGTAATGGCGAATATGAAAAGTATTCAGTTAAATGCTATTCTGATAGCCACTAAAAAGATATTTGGATTTATTATTCTGATTGGTTTCGGAATTTTACTTTATGTGATTACCCATCATTTTGGAGCGAAAAGATTCCAGTATTTCAGGTTCATCAGAGTTCTTGGAGGTAAATCTGTTATTGCAAGAAGAAGACTTCGTGAACGTAAAAAATTATTAGAAGAAATAAAAGACGCGGCAGGGCCTGCGATGTAA
- a CDS encoding winged helix-turn-helix transcriptional regulator, whose protein sequence is MKENKNLTLCSIDYAFKRLGGKFKGRIIWALYHHGVLRYGELKKSMNDINTKTLTLSLKEMEDDNLIERTVYPEVPPKVEYKLTDGGKRMAPFILYMKEWGEEQIEKNNP, encoded by the coding sequence ATGAAAGAAAATAAAAATTTAACACTTTGTTCCATAGATTATGCCTTTAAGAGATTAGGCGGTAAATTTAAAGGAAGAATTATCTGGGCACTTTACCATCATGGAGTATTACGGTATGGTGAACTGAAAAAATCCATGAATGATATTAATACCAAAACTCTGACTTTGTCTCTCAAAGAAATGGAGGATGATAACCTTATTGAAAGAACCGTGTATCCAGAAGTTCCACCTAAAGTAGAATATAAGCTAACAGATGGAGGGAAGAGAATGGCTCCGTTTATTTTATATATGAAAGAATGGGGTGAAGAACAGATTGAAAAGAATAACCCATAA
- a CDS encoding class I SAM-dependent methyltransferase, protein MKDLMGQAIWDYYHDENPEDLQTETSISELDELPVDYLFRDFEDMNDIEQKALQLSKGKVLDIGAGAGSHAVYLQNDANLDVTALDISPKSIEVCRLRGIKKAMCRNILDFSGETFDTVLLLMNGTGIFEGLSRIDMYLQKLATLLNEGGQILIDSTDILYMFDRDKDGGVYIPAGGYYGELEYIVHYKGQSENPITWLYLDFNTLKNAAENNGFKIEKVLQDEDSYLAKLTLN, encoded by the coding sequence ATGAAAGATTTAATGGGCCAAGCCATCTGGGATTATTATCATGATGAAAATCCTGAAGACCTGCAGACGGAAACTTCAATCTCTGAATTGGATGAACTTCCTGTAGACTATCTGTTCAGGGATTTTGAAGATATGAATGACATTGAGCAAAAGGCATTGCAGTTATCCAAAGGGAAAGTTTTGGATATTGGTGCCGGAGCCGGTTCACATGCAGTGTATCTTCAGAATGATGCGAATCTTGATGTTACAGCTTTGGATATTTCTCCAAAATCCATCGAAGTTTGCCGGTTAAGAGGAATTAAAAAAGCAATGTGTAGGAATATCCTTGATTTTTCTGGTGAAACGTTTGACACTGTTTTATTATTAATGAATGGTACCGGAATTTTTGAAGGATTATCCAGAATTGATATGTATCTTCAAAAACTGGCAACATTACTTAACGAAGGCGGGCAGATTCTGATTGACAGCACAGATATTCTTTATATGTTTGACCGCGATAAAGATGGCGGAGTATATATTCCTGCCGGTGGATATTATGGAGAACTGGAATATATTGTTCATTATAAAGGGCAATCTGAAAATCCTATCACGTGGCTTTATCTGGACTTTAATACTTTGAAAAATGCCGCTGAAAATAACGGATTTAAAATAGAGAAAGTATTGCAGGATGAAGATTCTTATCTGGCAAAGCTTACCTTGAACTAA
- the metG gene encoding methionine--tRNA ligase gives MSNRKMITAALPYANGPVHIGHLAGVYIPADVYARFQRRSGKDVAFICGSDEHGIPITIRAKKEGVTPQDIVDKYHGIIKKSFADLGISFDEYSRTTSPKHYETSQDFFKVLYEKGKFTEEVSEQYFDEQAGEFLADRYIVGTCPNCGNENAYGDQCEKCGSTLSPSELINPKSMLSGNIPILKETKNWYLPLNEYEDFLNEWIIEGHKDDWKPNVYGQVKSWLNDGLKPRAMTRDLNWGVPVPLPNAEGKVLYVWFDAPIGYISFTKEWAEKNGKDWKDYWQSENSDLVHFIGKDNIVFHCIIFPSMMKAHGDYIMPENVPAFEFLNLENDKISTSRNWAVWAHEYVEDFPGQQDVLRYALLSSAPETKDNNFTWKDFQTKNNSELVGIFGNFINRVAVLIHKYYDGVVPQGDVNSPELKEINKAANEISEFLDKYEFRNALSALMNLARFGNQYLQTEEPWKTIKDNPEKAAQSLFVGAQIAVALAQLCEPFMPFSSEKLLNMFNVEKKGWNDVETQSVLIETGHKINEASLLFSKIEDSVIEAQIQKLEDTKQNNKKTNPNANPMKEEITFDDFTKIDLRTATILEAEKVEKADKLLKLTVDTGVDVRTVVSGIAESFTPEEVVGKQVMILLNLAPRKIRGIESQGMLLLTTKPDGKLSFVTPDDSNVENGIEIG, from the coding sequence ATGTCAAACAGAAAGATGATTACGGCAGCTTTGCCTTATGCAAACGGCCCGGTTCATATAGGACATTTGGCAGGTGTTTATATTCCTGCGGATGTTTACGCAAGATTTCAAAGAAGATCAGGAAAAGATGTAGCATTTATCTGTGGTTCGGATGAGCACGGTATTCCTATTACCATAAGAGCTAAAAAAGAGGGAGTTACTCCTCAGGATATCGTTGACAAATATCACGGGATTATTAAGAAATCTTTTGCTGATCTGGGAATTTCATTTGATGAATATTCCAGAACAACTTCTCCAAAGCATTATGAGACCAGCCAGGATTTCTTCAAGGTTCTTTATGAAAAAGGGAAATTTACGGAAGAGGTTTCTGAGCAGTATTTTGATGAGCAGGCAGGAGAATTCCTTGCAGACCGTTATATTGTAGGAACTTGTCCAAACTGCGGCAACGAGAATGCTTATGGTGACCAGTGTGAAAAATGTGGTTCAACCCTTTCTCCATCTGAACTGATTAATCCGAAATCTATGCTTAGCGGAAATATTCCTATTCTTAAAGAAACAAAGAACTGGTATCTGCCACTTAATGAATACGAGGATTTCTTAAACGAATGGATCATTGAAGGCCATAAAGATGACTGGAAACCTAACGTATACGGCCAGGTTAAATCATGGTTAAATGATGGGCTAAAGCCACGAGCAATGACCAGAGACCTAAACTGGGGTGTTCCGGTTCCGCTTCCGAATGCAGAAGGAAAAGTTCTTTATGTTTGGTTTGATGCCCCGATCGGATATATTTCTTTCACCAAGGAATGGGCTGAGAAAAACGGAAAAGACTGGAAAGATTACTGGCAAAGCGAAAACAGTGATTTAGTACACTTTATCGGAAAGGATAATATTGTGTTCCACTGCATCATCTTCCCATCAATGATGAAAGCACATGGTGATTATATTATGCCTGAAAATGTACCTGCTTTTGAATTCCTGAATCTTGAGAATGATAAAATCTCAACTTCAAGAAACTGGGCTGTTTGGGCACACGAATATGTAGAAGACTTCCCGGGACAACAGGATGTATTAAGATATGCTCTTCTTTCATCAGCTCCTGAAACTAAAGATAATAACTTTACATGGAAGGATTTCCAGACGAAGAACAATTCTGAATTGGTTGGAATCTTCGGAAACTTCATCAACAGAGTTGCGGTACTTATTCATAAATATTATGACGGAGTTGTACCTCAGGGAGATGTTAACAGTCCGGAATTAAAAGAGATCAATAAAGCAGCAAATGAAATTTCAGAATTCCTTGATAAGTATGAATTCAGAAATGCTTTATCTGCATTAATGAACCTTGCAAGATTCGGAAACCAGTATCTTCAGACTGAGGAGCCTTGGAAAACTATTAAGGATAATCCTGAGAAAGCAGCTCAGTCTTTATTTGTAGGAGCTCAGATTGCTGTTGCTTTAGCTCAACTGTGTGAGCCATTCATGCCTTTCAGCTCTGAGAAGCTACTGAACATGTTCAATGTTGAAAAGAAAGGCTGGAATGATGTTGAAACGCAATCTGTTTTAATTGAAACCGGTCACAAAATCAATGAAGCATCTCTTCTATTCTCAAAAATTGAAGACAGCGTAATTGAAGCTCAAATCCAAAAGCTTGAAGATACCAAACAAAACAATAAGAAAACAAACCCTAACGCCAACCCAATGAAAGAAGAAATCACTTTTGATGATTTTACTAAAATAGATCTTAGAACAGCAACCATTTTAGAAGCTGAAAAAGTAGAAAAAGCAGATAAATTACTTAAACTTACTGTAGATACTGGAGTAGACGTAAGAACTGTGGTTTCAGGAATTGCAGAAAGCTTCACACCTGAAGAAGTAGTTGGTAAGCAGGTAATGATCTTATTAAACCTTGCTCCAAGAAAGATCAGAGGAATTGAATCTCAGGGAATGCTATTATTAACGACTAAACCTGATGGCAAATTATCTTTTGTAACACCGGATGACAGCAATGTTGAAAACGGTATTGAGATCGGATAA
- a CDS encoding siderophore-interacting protein, whose product MAQISTGQFIAEVTRKEYITDHFIRVYLYSPEVYLFKNTTIGDNNKIAVPPAGLNEVYFPMLDENHEWVYPSKEVAPSIRTYTHRGIDLEKNEVFIDFADHGDGGPASKWAREAEAGAKLGIMMRLDGKKLYPEAEWYLLAGDTTAIPVLSAILETLPETAKGICIIEVHGKEDEQVLETKADIEFKWLHNPQPQISSEIADAVKNIEIPETSKFGYVACEFSSVKEIRTYLRKEKNWTSKELYAFSYWKAGKAENESQADRHEEKESIA is encoded by the coding sequence ATGGCTCAAATTTCAACAGGGCAGTTTATTGCCGAAGTCACCAGAAAAGAATACATCACAGATCACTTTATCAGAGTATATCTGTATTCTCCTGAAGTTTATTTATTCAAAAATACCACAATCGGAGACAATAATAAAATTGCAGTTCCACCTGCCGGATTAAATGAAGTTTATTTTCCGATGCTGGATGAAAACCATGAATGGGTATATCCGTCAAAAGAAGTCGCTCCTTCTATCCGAACTTATACACACAGGGGAATTGATCTGGAAAAGAATGAAGTGTTTATTGATTTTGCAGATCATGGAGATGGTGGCCCAGCTTCAAAATGGGCAAGGGAAGCAGAAGCCGGGGCAAAACTTGGTATCATGATGCGCCTGGATGGAAAAAAGCTGTATCCTGAAGCAGAATGGTATTTACTGGCTGGAGATACTACGGCAATTCCTGTTCTGAGCGCTATTCTGGAAACCCTTCCTGAAACAGCAAAAGGAATCTGTATTATTGAAGTTCACGGCAAAGAAGATGAACAGGTATTGGAAACTAAAGCAGATATTGAGTTTAAATGGCTTCATAATCCGCAACCTCAGATCAGTAGTGAAATTGCTGATGCAGTAAAGAACATTGAGATTCCTGAAACCTCAAAATTCGGATATGTAGCTTGTGAATTTTCCAGTGTTAAAGAAATACGCACTTATCTGCGAAAAGAAAAAAACTGGACATCAAAAGAACTCTATGCATTTTCTTACTGGAAAGCAGGGAAAGCAGAGAATGAATCGCAGGCAGACAGACATGAAGAAAAAGAATCAATAGCATAA
- a CDS encoding HlyD family secretion protein: MENKEQTTQNTTPAPARPAADSKKKQNKKNKIRAIISNIIVFLVIGFGLFWLIREYFHIGNKTYTEAAQVEEFINPINTRVSAYIKEIKFIEHQKVKKGDTLVILDEREILTQLGQAEAAYQNAMAQKTATSSSVNTVSNNINVMKSNIAGAKARLWNAEQNLNRYKNLLAAEAVTRQQYDQVKTEYDAQKAAYETLVNQKQSANLSTTEVKSRLGINDAEIKRTKSALDMARINLSYTVITAPYDGVMGRRTISEGQLIQPGQQVATIVLNGQKWVTANFLESQMPNIKVGEKMMMTADALGGKQFEGVVTAVSAATGSRYSSVPTDNSSGNFIKVQQRIPVRIEFTASNKKEDLEKLSAGMNMNVNINKD; this comes from the coding sequence ATGGAAAACAAGGAACAAACAACTCAAAATACTACGCCTGCTCCCGCAAGACCAGCGGCAGACAGCAAAAAAAAGCAGAACAAGAAAAATAAAATCAGAGCAATCATTTCCAATATCATTGTTTTTCTGGTGATCGGATTCGGGCTATTTTGGCTGATCCGTGAATATTTTCATATCGGAAACAAAACCTATACGGAAGCGGCTCAGGTAGAAGAATTCATTAATCCTATTAATACAAGGGTTTCTGCTTATATCAAAGAAATAAAATTTATTGAGCACCAAAAGGTTAAAAAAGGAGATACGCTGGTTATTCTGGATGAACGTGAAATCCTTACCCAATTAGGACAGGCTGAAGCAGCTTACCAGAATGCAATGGCTCAGAAAACGGCAACCAGTTCTTCGGTAAATACCGTTTCCAACAATATTAATGTAATGAAATCTAATATTGCCGGAGCAAAAGCAAGACTTTGGAATGCAGAACAGAACCTTAACCGATATAAAAATCTTTTAGCTGCAGAAGCGGTAACAAGACAACAGTACGATCAGGTAAAAACAGAATATGATGCCCAAAAGGCTGCCTATGAAACATTGGTGAATCAAAAACAATCGGCAAACCTTTCCACTACAGAAGTCAAAAGCAGATTAGGAATCAATGATGCAGAGATCAAAAGAACAAAATCTGCATTGGATATGGCAAGAATCAACCTTTCTTACACGGTTATTACAGCGCCTTATGACGGAGTGATGGGAAGAAGAACAATTTCCGAAGGCCAACTGATTCAGCCGGGTCAGCAAGTGGCAACCATCGTATTAAATGGTCAGAAATGGGTAACTGCTAACTTCCTTGAAAGCCAGATGCCTAATATTAAAGTAGGAGAGAAAATGATGATGACAGCAGATGCTTTGGGTGGAAAACAGTTTGAAGGAGTGGTTACTGCTGTTTCTGCAGCTACCGGATCAAGATATTCAAGTGTACCGACAGATAACTCTAGCGGTAACTTCATTAAAGTACAGCAGAGAATTCCTGTGAGAATTGAGTTCACAGCTTCTAATAAAAAAGAAGATCTTGAGAAGCTGAGCGCAGGGATGAATATGAACGTGAATATTAATAAAGACTAG